A DNA window from Christiangramia salexigens contains the following coding sequences:
- a CDS encoding DUF2851 family protein has translation MREDLLYHIWKFRKFDSQGLKTTEGEPLQIIHPGFLNENSGPDFFNSRLEIGGQQWAGNVEIHIKASDWYVHRHECDPAYDNVILHVVWEHDAEIYRKDESAIPVMVVKDLIDSTILENYRLLLEKKPQKINCEKEFSGFSDFQIQHWLERLYFERLEEKSKAILEVWNRTGNDWEATLFIFLAKTFGLNQNGTAFSDIAHSLDFKILQKNSGDLLKLEALLLGQANLIDSEDTYALELKKEYEFLKRKYALNNEHLAKPQFFRLRPDNFPSIRLAQLAALYNNKRKLFKDIEITYSKDDLSNIFELEPSEYWQNHYNFGKPHSTRKKKLTKSFIDLLLINCIIPVKYAYNLAGYPQDLEQIQELISSISAEANAVVDIFNFLKPNIAQNAMESQALVHLKKRYCDKNGCMRCELGTSLLNKSPKIH, from the coding sequence ATGCGGGAAGATCTTCTTTATCACATCTGGAAGTTCAGAAAATTTGATTCTCAGGGTCTTAAGACTACTGAAGGTGAACCTTTGCAAATAATACATCCGGGTTTTTTAAATGAGAATTCCGGTCCCGATTTTTTTAATTCGAGACTTGAGATCGGAGGTCAGCAATGGGCAGGGAATGTGGAGATCCACATAAAGGCTTCAGATTGGTATGTACATAGGCATGAGTGTGATCCCGCTTATGATAATGTTATACTTCATGTAGTATGGGAGCATGATGCTGAGATCTATAGAAAGGATGAATCGGCTATTCCAGTTATGGTGGTGAAGGATCTAATTGATTCAACTATCCTGGAAAATTACCGGTTATTACTGGAGAAAAAACCTCAGAAAATAAATTGTGAAAAAGAGTTCTCTGGTTTTTCAGACTTTCAGATCCAACATTGGCTGGAACGTTTATACTTCGAAAGACTAGAGGAAAAATCCAAAGCGATTCTTGAAGTTTGGAACAGAACGGGTAATGATTGGGAGGCGACTTTATTTATATTCCTGGCGAAAACTTTTGGACTGAATCAGAATGGAACAGCTTTTAGCGATATCGCTCATAGTTTAGATTTTAAGATCCTTCAGAAGAATTCGGGTGATCTCTTAAAGCTCGAGGCACTATTATTGGGTCAGGCAAACCTAATTGATTCTGAGGATACCTATGCATTGGAGCTAAAAAAGGAATATGAATTTCTGAAAAGAAAATATGCTCTCAATAATGAGCATTTAGCAAAACCTCAATTTTTCAGGTTAAGACCGGATAATTTCCCCAGCATCAGGTTGGCGCAACTCGCAGCACTTTATAATAACAAAAGAAAGCTTTTCAAGGACATTGAAATAACCTATTCAAAGGATGATCTTTCTAATATATTTGAATTGGAGCCCTCCGAATACTGGCAAAACCATTATAATTTTGGAAAACCACATTCTACAAGGAAGAAGAAGCTTACTAAAAGCTTTATTGATCTCCTGTTGATAAACTGTATAATTCCAGTGAAATATGCTTACAATCTTGCCGGTTATCCGCAAGATCTGGAGCAAATTCAGGAATTGATTAGTAGTATTAGTGCAGAGGCCAATGCGGTGGTAGATATATTTAATTTCTTAAAACCTAATATTGCTCAAAATGCAATGGAATCACAGGCACTGGTACATTTGAAAAAGCGGTATTGTGATAAAAATGGATGCATGCGATGTGAATTGGGTACTTCTCTTCTAAATAAATCGCCTAAAATCCATTAA
- a CDS encoding SGNH/GDSL hydrolase family protein, producing MKKLYVLLLSVIISSCSSTLDVRNNPEPQSAEFSYLALGDSYTIGESVLETERWPVQLAEELRKRNYKLAAPKIIAKTGWTTEDLLRGIENELDVQRDFDLVSILIGVNNQYQGRSISEYEEELRRVFRKAINHSKTGEKGVFAVSIPDYGYTPFGASNQEKISKEIDQFNAVFKKVAQDFNIEFYNITPISREAGNNPDLIASDGLHPSGLMYDRWVDYFVNQVAEKITK from the coding sequence ATGAAAAAGTTATACGTTCTTCTGTTATCGGTTATTATATCTTCCTGTAGTTCTACCTTGGATGTTAGAAATAACCCCGAACCTCAATCTGCCGAATTTAGTTACCTCGCATTGGGAGATTCCTATACCATTGGCGAAAGTGTGCTGGAGACAGAGCGCTGGCCGGTTCAACTTGCCGAAGAATTGCGTAAAAGGAATTATAAGCTTGCCGCACCAAAGATAATCGCGAAAACGGGCTGGACCACAGAAGATCTTTTGCGCGGTATAGAGAATGAACTGGATGTACAAAGGGATTTTGATTTAGTGTCTATTTTGATAGGTGTTAATAACCAATATCAGGGCAGGTCAATATCAGAATATGAAGAGGAATTAAGACGTGTTTTCCGTAAAGCGATCAACCATTCCAAGACCGGTGAGAAAGGTGTTTTTGCTGTTAGTATTCCCGATTATGGATATACACCTTTCGGAGCATCGAATCAGGAAAAGATCAGTAAAGAAATAGACCAGTTTAATGCTGTTTTTAAAAAGGTGGCACAGGATTTTAATATAGAATTCTATAACATCACTCCCATTTCCAGAGAAGCAGGAAATAATCCAGATCTTATAGCCAGCGACGGACTTCATCCGAGTGGATTGATGTATGATCGTTGGGTGGATTATTTTGTAAATCAGGTTGCTGAAAAAATCACTAAATAA
- a CDS encoding PLP-dependent cysteine synthase family protein: MEYVENILGTVGNTPLVKMNKIVEEIDALVLAKYETFNPGNSVKDRMAIKMVEDAEKSGKLKPGGTIIEGTSGNTGMGLALVAIVKGYKMICVMSDKQSKEKMDILKAVGSEVVVCPTDVAPEDPRSYYSTSKRLAEETPNSWYVNQYDNLSNRNAHYESTGPEIWKQTDGKITHFVVGVGTGGTISGVGKYLKEQNPDIKVWGIDTYGSVFKKYHETGIFDEKEIYPYVTEGIGEDILPANVDFSVIDGFTKVTDKDAAVYTQKLAKEEGFFLGNSAGAAAKGLLQLKDHFKKDDVVVVLFHDHGSRYVGKMFNDEWMKKMGYID; the protein is encoded by the coding sequence ATGGAATACGTTGAAAATATATTAGGTACCGTAGGGAATACTCCACTGGTAAAAATGAACAAGATCGTTGAGGAGATCGATGCTTTGGTACTTGCGAAATATGAAACCTTTAATCCCGGAAACTCTGTAAAGGACCGAATGGCCATAAAAATGGTAGAGGATGCAGAGAAAAGCGGAAAACTTAAACCCGGAGGAACCATTATTGAAGGAACATCCGGAAATACCGGGATGGGACTTGCTTTAGTAGCTATCGTAAAGGGTTATAAGATGATCTGTGTGATGAGCGACAAGCAAAGCAAGGAGAAGATGGATATCCTTAAAGCTGTTGGTAGTGAGGTTGTGGTGTGTCCTACAGATGTAGCACCGGAAGATCCTCGTTCATATTATTCTACCTCCAAGAGACTGGCAGAAGAAACACCTAATTCCTGGTATGTAAATCAATATGACAATCTTTCTAATCGTAATGCTCATTATGAATCTACAGGGCCTGAGATCTGGAAACAAACCGATGGAAAGATCACTCATTTTGTAGTAGGTGTTGGAACAGGAGGAACTATCTCCGGAGTAGGAAAATATTTAAAAGAACAAAATCCCGATATCAAGGTTTGGGGAATAGACACCTATGGGTCTGTATTTAAAAAATACCACGAGACTGGTATCTTTGATGAAAAAGAGATCTATCCTTATGTAACCGAAGGCATTGGAGAGGATATACTGCCTGCCAATGTGGATTTTAGCGTGATAGATGGATTTACCAAGGTAACCGATAAGGATGCAGCGGTATACACGCAGAAGCTTGCTAAAGAGGAAGGATTCTTTCTTGGAAATAGTGCAGGAGCAGCGGCTAAGGGCTTACTGCAATTGAAAGATCATTTCAAAAAGGATGATGTGGTAGTAGTGCTATTCCATGATCATGGAAGCCGTTACGTTGGAAAAATGTTCAACGATGAATGGATGAAGAAAATGGGGTATATCGATTAA
- a CDS encoding ABC transporter permease, which translates to MNFEYFVVKRLVSAKKYKSSISAPIIKIAITAIAIGVVMMLVSFATGLGLQQKIRDKIAAFNGHINISSYDNNSSKVSLIPVTTNQDFYPEFTSVEGIDHIQAVATKFAVIRTEADFEGVIVKGVGKEYKWDYFKEFLVKGELPDFQSNLNDQILISDYLANRLKLNVGDKVPTFFLRENSERPLQRGFVITGIYDSGFQEFDELYLIADIRHIQRINDWKEDEVGNFEVFVNDFDKLEEKGNQVYENTGSFLDTQTISQKYYSIFEWLSLFDFNIALILGIMILVAGINMITALLVLILERTQMIGIMKALGAGDWSIRKIFLYNAGYLIILGLFWGNLIGIGLLAMQKYFKLVPLDPRTYYVTEVPIYLNWDYLLAVNLGTLLLCMLMLLIPSLIISRISPVKAIKFE; encoded by the coding sequence TTGAATTTCGAGTATTTCGTTGTAAAACGGCTAGTAAGCGCAAAAAAATATAAAAGTAGTATATCTGCACCTATAATAAAAATAGCTATTACGGCTATAGCTATAGGCGTGGTGATGATGCTGGTATCCTTTGCGACCGGTTTGGGGTTACAGCAAAAGATCAGAGACAAGATCGCCGCTTTTAACGGGCATATCAATATTTCCAGCTACGATAATAATAGCTCCAAAGTTTCCCTTATTCCTGTAACCACAAACCAGGATTTCTATCCTGAATTTACTTCTGTTGAAGGCATAGATCATATACAGGCGGTAGCGACCAAATTTGCTGTTATTAGAACCGAAGCAGATTTTGAAGGCGTGATCGTTAAAGGTGTTGGTAAGGAGTATAAATGGGACTATTTTAAGGAGTTTTTGGTTAAAGGAGAATTGCCGGATTTCCAATCGAATCTAAACGATCAGATCCTTATTTCAGATTATTTAGCCAACAGGTTAAAATTGAATGTGGGGGATAAGGTACCCACGTTTTTTTTAAGAGAAAATAGCGAAAGGCCTCTTCAGAGGGGTTTTGTTATCACGGGTATATACGATTCGGGATTTCAGGAGTTTGATGAATTATATCTGATTGCAGACATCCGTCATATTCAAAGAATAAATGACTGGAAGGAGGATGAGGTTGGTAATTTCGAGGTGTTTGTAAATGATTTCGATAAACTGGAAGAAAAAGGAAATCAGGTCTATGAGAACACCGGCTCCTTTCTGGATACTCAAACCATAAGTCAGAAGTATTATTCAATTTTTGAATGGCTTTCGCTTTTCGATTTTAATATCGCACTTATTCTAGGCATCATGATCCTGGTTGCAGGGATCAATATGATCACGGCACTTCTTGTACTCATTCTTGAGCGGACACAAATGATAGGTATCATGAAGGCTCTTGGAGCAGGAGACTGGAGTATTAGAAAGATCTTTTTATATAATGCCGGTTATTTGATCATCCTCGGACTTTTTTGGGGGAATTTGATAGGTATTGGCCTTCTTGCGATGCAAAAATATTTTAAACTGGTGCCGTTGGATCCAAGAACTTACTATGTAACAGAAGTTCCAATCTATCTGAATTGGGATTATCTACTCGCTGTTAATTTGGGTACACTTCTGCTTTGCATGTTGATGCTTCTTATACCCTCTCTAATCATTTCCAGAATCTCCCCGGTCAAAGCTATTAAGTTCGAGTAA